In Streptococcus sp. SN-1, a single genomic region encodes these proteins:
- a CDS encoding ATP-binding protein, protein MANIESIKQKILQLDAGSFQNLCDSYLYKTGYPSIVSLGGEAGTRKTTLGTPDTYFIASNEKYVFVEYTTQRTNLFAKIRDDLEKCLDTAKTGVPYDKISEIIYCHTSSNLTPFQDSEVKKLCEDVGIKLVIIGIDKLAEDIYLFHHNLSRDFLGISISTDQIQSYDEFINSYNANRMAAPIDTKFLFREKEFQDIINAYLKVDVVILSGSSGTGKTRLALHYVKNHADAKNEKIYCIHSNALPIYEDLKLFLDKPGDYFLFIDDANQLSGLQHVIRYISMKSEGYNVKILITVRDYALQKVINDVRAITSYEIVNVNVFSENEIKELLEASLGILNSEYQERIIRIAEGNTRIAILAGKVACSSNRLESIDDVSQLYEDYYGSNLENNQFFIDKNLCITSGIIAFLEAIHLDYIDALLPILQEKGLNRDSFIENIRMLHEREIVDICNDKAVRFSDQCLSNYLLKYIFFDKKLLSLSKMIKACFSSYRERTVSSVNTLLNIFKNKALLNFAEKEIKLLWDELSTEKSPIFFEFVKVFFRINPTETLLLLQNEIESEERVICEWIDIDTEKRKNYQHVENDIIKILGGFADMTDLPTACDLFFQYYLKRPDLFMEFYHAVNIYFGIQRASFRNSFYTQITFFEKIIEYSNNWKQEFIVIIFLQIAEKFLKLNFSPAEEGRKNAITIYQIPLTISKGVEKYREFIWESLTSLSKIEKYREKVREILSSYGGIVDDISIPVLQFDLKYIELILKLNFPPDKLANYLLADKIVQVFNRMNYSCESLFSEYFEGEGFQLYCLLKGPDYKETGYEENRKQKQQSINHYTLNCDLQIFKKLIDVCNGISELDNHSYWEVGEGLGIAFDAISDKADWYVDAIKYYIKNDTPNNLHPYHLVDNLFSLLSDSEVYEIIISEEYSQKNAWTYAYYHELPLGLITEKHLQGLYDFLKDTSDRYITSSSMRDIDFLDKYNAIDELALIEGCKIILDKKEYSSFIVDIYFGLLFNYHHNTPREVIQKFNCNLELLEEIYYAMLSYDKDHDYDGQFLKEIYSVRPSILDKYIDYLINSDSFSDHQEKHCCFFDLDDFVEIYNKIFEQLIRNYQYSRLSVPYFLESLLLPKQNEKKLLERQDMWIRQCIQRFCNDKAKMYCLFSVVSKLEIKRKKEYILLFHENNPLFEDFEKIPLTPTSWSWSGSVVPMYSAWIEFLESLLPNFIGLKWIKHKNYIETKIDDLQKQIEAEQIDEILRG, encoded by the coding sequence GTGGCTAATATTGAAAGTATTAAACAAAAAATACTACAACTGGATGCAGGTTCATTTCAAAATCTTTGTGATTCTTATTTATATAAAACGGGCTATCCGAGTATAGTATCTCTTGGTGGAGAAGCGGGTACACGTAAGACTACTTTAGGTACACCTGATACATATTTTATTGCATCAAATGAAAAGTATGTTTTTGTTGAATACACAACTCAAAGGACAAATTTATTTGCAAAAATTAGGGATGACCTTGAAAAATGTCTTGATACAGCAAAGACAGGTGTTCCATATGACAAAATCTCTGAAATTATTTATTGTCATACTTCATCAAACCTTACACCCTTTCAAGATAGTGAAGTAAAAAAACTGTGTGAAGATGTTGGAATTAAGCTTGTAATTATTGGAATTGATAAGCTTGCAGAAGATATATATCTTTTTCATCATAATCTTTCACGTGATTTTTTGGGAATATCAATAAGTACAGATCAAATTCAATCATATGATGAATTTATTAATAGTTACAATGCAAATAGAATGGCTGCTCCAATTGACACTAAATTTCTATTCAGAGAAAAAGAATTTCAAGATATCATCAATGCTTATCTTAAAGTGGATGTTGTTATACTTAGTGGTTCATCAGGTACGGGGAAAACACGTTTAGCTTTGCATTATGTAAAAAATCATGCAGATGCTAAGAATGAAAAGATTTACTGTATTCATAGTAATGCATTACCAATATACGAGGATTTAAAACTTTTTTTAGATAAACCAGGAGATTATTTTCTTTTTATTGATGATGCCAATCAATTGTCAGGACTGCAGCATGTTATCCGATACATTAGTATGAAATCAGAGGGATATAATGTAAAAATACTTATTACAGTAAGGGATTATGCACTTCAAAAAGTGATAAACGATGTTCGAGCAATCACTTCTTATGAAATTGTGAATGTAAATGTATTTTCAGAGAATGAAATTAAGGAATTACTTGAAGCTTCATTGGGCATTTTGAATTCAGAATATCAAGAACGAATTATAAGAATTGCAGAAGGAAATACTCGTATTGCTATACTTGCTGGGAAAGTAGCATGCAGTTCAAATCGTTTGGAGTCTATTGATGATGTGTCACAATTATATGAAGATTATTATGGTTCTAATTTAGAAAATAATCAATTTTTTATAGACAAAAATCTGTGTATAACTTCTGGTATAATTGCTTTTCTTGAAGCAATTCATTTAGATTATATTGATGCACTTTTACCAATTTTACAGGAAAAAGGTTTAAATCGAGATAGTTTTATTGAAAATATCCGTATGCTTCACGAGCGGGAGATTGTCGATATTTGTAATGATAAAGCTGTTCGTTTTTCTGATCAATGCTTGTCTAATTATTTGTTAAAATATATTTTCTTTGACAAAAAATTACTTAGTTTGTCGAAAATGATTAAAGCTTGCTTTTCAAGTTACAGAGAGAGAACTGTATCTTCTGTTAATACGTTACTTAATATTTTTAAAAATAAGGCACTTTTAAATTTTGCTGAGAAAGAAATAAAGTTATTATGGGATGAATTATCAACAGAAAAATCGCCAATCTTCTTTGAATTTGTAAAAGTCTTTTTTCGCATTAATCCTACGGAAACACTTTTGCTCTTGCAAAATGAAATTGAATCTGAAGAAAGAGTGATTTGTGAATGGATCGATATAGATACTGAAAAAAGAAAAAATTATCAACATGTGGAAAATGATATCATTAAAATTCTTGGTGGATTTGCAGATATGACTGATTTGCCAACCGCTTGTGATTTGTTTTTTCAATATTATCTAAAGCGACCAGATTTATTTATGGAATTTTACCATGCAGTTAATATATATTTTGGTATTCAGAGGGCTTCTTTTCGTAATAGTTTTTATACTCAAATAACTTTTTTTGAAAAAATAATAGAATATTCAAATAATTGGAAACAAGAATTTATTGTAATAATTTTTTTGCAGATAGCAGAAAAATTTCTGAAGTTAAATTTTTCTCCAGCGGAGGAAGGACGAAAGAATGCAATAACCATATATCAGATTCCACTAACTATATCTAAAGGTGTTGAAAAATATCGTGAGTTCATTTGGGAATCGTTAACTTCTTTGAGTAAAATTGAAAAGTATAGAGAAAAAGTTAGGGAAATTCTTAGTTCTTATGGTGGCATTGTTGACGATATAAGCATTCCTGTTTTACAATTTGATTTAAAATATATTGAATTAATTTTGAAGTTAAATTTTCCACCAGATAAATTGGCAAATTACCTTTTAGCAGACAAAATAGTGCAAGTTTTTAACAGAATGAATTATTCTTGTGAATCCTTGTTTTCTGAATATTTTGAAGGAGAGGGCTTTCAATTATATTGTCTTCTTAAAGGACCAGATTATAAAGAAACTGGTTATGAAGAAAATAGAAAACAAAAGCAGCAATCAATTAATCATTACACTTTGAATTGTGATTTACAGATATTTAAGAAGTTAATTGATGTTTGCAACGGTATTTCTGAGCTAGATAACCATTCATATTGGGAGGTCGGTGAAGGATTAGGCATTGCCTTTGATGCTATTTCCGATAAAGCAGATTGGTATGTTGATGCAATTAAATATTATATCAAAAACGATACACCAAACAATTTACATCCATACCATCTAGTAGACAATTTATTTTCATTATTATCCGATTCAGAAGTGTATGAAATTATTATTAGTGAAGAATATAGTCAGAAAAATGCTTGGACATATGCATATTATCATGAATTACCGCTGGGATTAATTACAGAAAAACATTTACAAGGGCTTTATGATTTTTTGAAAGATACTTCTGACAGATATATTACCTCATCATCAATGCGTGATATAGATTTTCTGGATAAGTATAATGCAATAGATGAATTAGCATTAATAGAAGGTTGCAAAATTATTTTGGATAAAAAAGAGTATTCCTCTTTTATTGTGGATATTTATTTTGGCTTGTTATTTAATTATCATCATAATACACCAAGGGAAGTGATTCAAAAATTTAATTGCAATTTAGAATTGCTTGAAGAAATATACTATGCTATGTTGTCATATGATAAAGATCATGATTATGACGGACAATTTTTGAAGGAAATATATTCGGTTAGACCTTCTATACTGGACAAGTATATAGATTATTTAATAAATAGTGACTCCTTTAGCGACCATCAAGAAAAGCATTGTTGCTTTTTTGATTTGGACGATTTTGTAGAAATATATAATAAAATCTTTGAGCAGTTGATAAGAAACTATCAATATTCTAGGTTGTCAGTACCGTATTTTTTAGAATCTTTATTATTGCCAAAGCAAAATGAGAAAAAGCTGTTAGAAAGACAAGATATGTGGATTCGACAATGTATTCAACGATTCTGCAATGATAAAGCAAAAATGTATTGCCTATTTTCAGTTGTATCAAAATTAGAGATCAAAAGAAAAAAAGAGTATATCTTGCTCTTTCATGAGAATAATCCGTTGTTTGAAGACTTTGAAAAAATACCATTAACACCTACTTCTTGGAGTTGGTCAGGTAGTGTAGTACCTATGTATTCAGCTTGGATTGAATTTCTCGAATCATTGTTACCAAATTTTATAGGTTTAAAGTGGATAAAACATAAAAACTATATTGAAACAAAAATTGATGATTTACAAAAACAAATCGAAGCGGAGCAGATAGACGAGATTTTAAGAGGATGA
- the rlmD gene encoding 23S rRNA (uracil(1939)-C(5))-methyltransferase RlmD, with translation MLKKNDIVEVEIVDLTHEGAGVAKVDGLVFFVENALPSEKILMRVLKVNKKIGFGKVEEYLVQSPHRNQDLDLAYLRSGIADLGHLAYPEQLKFKTKQVKDSLYKIAGIADIEVAETLDMENPIKYRNKAQVPVRRVNGVLETGFFRKNSHDLMPLEDFFIQDSVIDQVVVVLRDLLRRFDLKPYDEKEQSGLIRNLVVRRGHYSGQIMVILVTTRPKVFRVDQLIEQLIKQFPDIVSVMQNINDQNTNAIFGKEWRTLYGQDFITDQMLGNDYQIAGPAFYQVNTEMAEKLYQTAIDFAELKEDDVVIDAYSGIGTIGLSVAKHVKEVYGVEVIPEAVENSKKNAQLNNISNAHYVCDTAENAMKNWTKDGIQPTVILVDPPRKGLTESFIKASSQTGSDRIAYISCNVATMARDIKLYQELGYKLKKVQPVDLFPQTHHVECVSLLEKRS, from the coding sequence ATGTTAAAGAAAAATGATATTGTAGAAGTTGAAATTGTTGACTTGACCCATGAAGGCGCAGGAGTTGCCAAGGTGGATGGTTTGGTATTTTTTGTAGAGAATGCTTTACCGAGTGAAAAAATCCTTATGCGTGTCCTTAAGGTTAATAAAAAGATTGGTTTTGGTAAAGTTGAAGAATACCTTGTCCAGTCACCACACCGTAATCAAGATTTAGATTTGGCTTACCTGCGTTCAGGAATCGCGGATTTAGGTCATCTTGCCTATCCAGAACAGCTCAAATTTAAAACCAAGCAAGTCAAGGACAGTCTCTACAAAATTGCTGGAATTGCAGATATAGAGGTTGCTGAAACTTTGGATATGGAAAATCCAATCAAGTACCGCAACAAGGCACAGGTGCCTGTTCGTCGTGTTAATGGTGTCTTGGAAACAGGCTTTTTCCGTAAAAATTCGCATGACCTCATGCCTCTTGAAGATTTCTTTATTCAGGATTCTGTCATTGACCAAGTTGTGGTAGTTCTTCGAGATTTGCTTCGTCGTTTTGACTTGAAACCTTATGATGAAAAGGAACAATCTGGCTTGATTCGAAACCTTGTGGTGCGTCGGGGGCACTATTCAGGACAAATCATGGTCATTTTGGTAACAACTCGTCCCAAAGTTTTTCGTGTTGACCAATTGATTGAACAATTAATCAAGCAGTTCCCAGACATTGTGTCTGTTATGCAAAATATCAACGACCAGAACACTAATGCTATTTTTGGCAAGGAATGGCGCACACTTTATGGACAAGATTTTATCACTGACCAGATGTTGGGAAATGACTACCAAATCGCTGGACCCGCTTTTTACCAAGTCAATACTGAAATGGCTGAAAAACTTTATCAAACAGCCATTGATTTTGCGGAATTAAAAGAAGATGACGTGGTTATTGATGCCTATTCTGGTATCGGGACGATTGGCCTCTCTGTTGCGAAACATGTCAAGGAAGTTTATGGTGTTGAGGTAATTCCAGAAGCGGTTGAGAATAGCAAGAAGAATGCCCAACTGAACAATATTTCAAACGCCCACTATGTTTGTGACACAGCTGAAAATGCCATGAAGAATTGGACCAAAGATGGAATTCAACCAACCGTTATTCTAGTGGACCCACCAAGAAAAGGCCTCACAGAAAGCTTTATCAAGGCAAGTAGCCAAACAGGTTCTGACCGCATCGCTTATATCTCATGTAATGTCGCAACTATGGCGCGTGATATCAAACTCTATCAAGAATTGGGATATAAATTGAAGAAAGTCCAGCCGGTGGACTTGTTTCCGCAAACGCATCACGTCGAATGTGTAAGCTTGTTGGAGAAACGTAGTTAA
- the sdbB gene encoding thiol-disulfide oxidoreductase-associated lipoprotein SdbB, with protein sequence MKKVMFAGLSFLSLVVLMACGEEETKKTQAAQQPKQQTTVQQIAVGKDAPDFTLQSMDGKEVKLSDYKGKKVYLKFWASWCGPCKKSMPELMELAAKPDRDFEILSVIAPGIQGEKTVEQFPQWFQDQGYKDIPVLYDTKATTFQAYQIRSIPTEYLIDSQGKIGKIQFGVISNADAEAAFKEMN encoded by the coding sequence ATGAAAAAAGTAATGTTTGCTGGTTTAAGCTTTTTATCATTAGTTGTATTGATGGCCTGTGGTGAGGAAGAAACTAAAAAGACTCAAGCAGCACAACAGCCAAAACAACAAACGACTGTACAACAAATTGCTGTTGGAAAAGATGCTCCAGACTTCACCTTGCAATCCATGGATGGTAAAGAAGTTAAGTTATCGGATTATAAGGGTAAAAAAGTCTATTTGAAGTTTTGGGCTTCCTGGTGTGGTCCATGTAAGAAAAGTATGCCTGAGTTGATGGAATTAGCTGCAAAACCAGATCGCGATTTTGAAATTCTTAGTGTCATTGCACCGGGTATTCAAGGTGAAAAAACTGTCGAGCAATTCCCACAATGGTTCCAAGATCAAGGTTATAAGGATATCCCAGTGCTTTATGATACCAAAGCAACCACCTTCCAAGCTTATCAAATTCGAAGCATTCCTACAGAATACCTGATTGACAGTCAAGGAAAGATTGGAAAGATACAATTTGGTGTTATCAGCAACGCGGATGCAGAAGCAGCATTTAAAGAAATGAACTAG
- the ccdA2 gene encoding thiol-disulfide oxidoreductase-associated membrane protein CcdA2 has product METLVFSISVFLAGVLSFFSPCIFPLLPVYAGILLDDQESAKSFSLFGRKVLWSGLIRTLCFIAGISLIFFILGFGAGYFGNILYANWFRYIMGTIIIILGLHQMEIFHFKKLEIQKSFTFKQSAANRYWSAFLLGITFSFGWTPCIGPVLSSVLALAASGGNGAWQGAIYTLIYTLGMAIPFLVLALASGVVMPYFSKLKRHMMLLKKIGGFLIILMGILLLLGQVNVLAGIFE; this is encoded by the coding sequence TTGGAAACGCTAGTATTTTCAATCTCCGTTTTTTTAGCAGGGGTCTTGTCCTTCTTTTCTCCCTGTATTTTTCCTCTTCTGCCAGTTTATGCTGGAATTTTATTGGATGATCAGGAAAGCGCAAAAAGTTTTTCTTTATTTGGGAGAAAGGTTCTCTGGTCAGGTTTGATTCGAACACTTTGCTTTATTGCAGGTATCTCTCTCATTTTCTTTATCTTAGGATTTGGTGCTGGTTACTTTGGTAATATTCTCTATGCAAATTGGTTTCGATATATCATGGGAACAATTATTATCATTTTGGGACTTCACCAGATGGAAATTTTTCATTTTAAGAAATTAGAGATTCAAAAAAGCTTTACCTTCAAGCAATCAGCAGCCAATCGTTATTGGTCAGCCTTTTTACTTGGTATTACCTTTAGCTTTGGTTGGACGCCTTGTATTGGTCCAGTTTTAAGTTCTGTTTTAGCACTTGCGGCTTCTGGAGGCAATGGCGCTTGGCAAGGGGCTATCTATACTCTTATTTACACTCTGGGTATGGCCATTCCTTTCTTGGTCTTGGCCCTAGCTTCAGGAGTAGTGATGCCTTATTTTAGTAAACTCAAGCGCCATATGATGCTACTAAAGAAAATTGGTGGTTTCCTCATTATTTTAATGGGAATTTTGTTACTATTAGGACAAGTAAATGTTCTAGCTGGAATTTTTGAATAA
- a CDS encoding methionyl aminopeptidase — translation MITLKSAREIEAMDKAGDFLASIHIGLRDLIKPGVDMWEVEEYVRRRCKEENFLPLQIGVDGAMMDYPYATCCSLNDEVAHAFPRHYILKDGDLLKVDMVLGGPIAKSDLNVSKLNFNNVEQMKKYTQSYSGGLADSCWAYAVGTPSEEVKNLMDVTKEAMYKGIEQAVVGNRIGDIGAAIQEYAESRGYGVVRDLVGHGVGPTMHEEPMVPNYGIAGRGLRLREGMVLTIEPMINTGDWEIDTDMKTGWAHKTIDGGLSCQYEHQFVITKDGPVILTSQGEEGTY, via the coding sequence ATGATAACATTAAAATCAGCTCGTGAAATCGAAGCTATGGACAAGGCCGGTGATTTTTTAGCAAGTATCCATATTGGCTTGCGTGATTTGATTAAGCCAGGCGTAGATATGTGGGAAGTTGAAGAGTATGTCCGACGTCGTTGCAAGGAAGAAAATTTCCTTCCACTTCAGATTGGGGTTGACGGTGCCATGATGGACTATCCTTATGCTACCTGCTGCTCTCTTAACGATGAAGTAGCTCATGCCTTCCCTCGTCACTATATTTTGAAAGATGGTGATTTGCTCAAAGTTGATATGGTTTTGGGAGGTCCTATTGCTAAATCTGACCTGAATGTCTCAAAATTAAACTTCAACAATGTTGAGCAAATGAAGAAATACACTCAGAGCTATTCTGGTGGTCTTGCAGACTCATGTTGGGCTTATGCTGTAGGTACACCGTCCGAAGAAGTGAAAAACTTGATGGATGTAACCAAAGAAGCTATGTACAAGGGGATTGAGCAAGCTGTTGTTGGGAACCGTATCGGGGATATCGGTGCGGCTATTCAAGAATACGCTGAAAGCCGTGGTTACGGTGTAGTGCGTGATTTGGTTGGTCATGGTGTTGGCCCAACTATGCACGAAGAACCAATGGTTCCTAACTATGGTATTGCTGGTCGTGGACTCCGTCTTCGTGAAGGAATGGTCTTAACCATTGAACCGATGATTAATACAGGCGATTGGGAAATTGATACAGATATGAAGACTGGTTGGGCGCATAAGACCATTGACGGTGGCCTATCTTGTCAATATGAACACCAATTTGTCATTACTAAGGATGGTCCGGTAATCTTGACTAGCCAAGGTGAAGAAGGGACTTATTAA
- the spxR gene encoding CBS-HotDog domain-containing transcription factor SpxR has product MSKHQEILSYLEELPVGKRVSVRSISNHLGVSDGTAYRAIKEAENRGIVETRPRSGTIRVKSQKVAIERLTFAEIAEVTSSEVLAGQEGLEREFSKFSIGAMTEQNILSYLHDGGLLIVGDRTRIQLLALENENAVLVTGGFHVHDDVLKLANQKGIPVLRSKHDTFTVATMINKALSNVQIKTDILTVEKLYRPSHEYGFLRETDTVKDYLDLVRKNRSSRFPVINQHQVVVGVVTMRDAGDKSPSTTIDKVMSRSLFLVGLSTNIANVSQRMIAEDFEMVPVVRNNQTLLGVVTRRDVMEKMSRSQVSALPTFSEQIGQKLAYHHDEVVITVEPFMLEKNGVLANGVLAEILTHMTQDLVVNSGRNLIIEQMLIYFLQAVQIDDILRIQARIIHHTRRSAIIDYDIYHGHQIVSKANVTVKIN; this is encoded by the coding sequence ATGAGTAAGCATCAGGAAATTCTAAGCTATTTGGAGGAATTACCAGTAGGTAAAAGGGTCAGTGTTCGTAGCATTTCCAACCATCTGGGAGTCAGTGATGGAACGGCCTATCGTGCTATCAAAGAAGCTGAAAATCGTGGAATTGTGGAGACCCGCCCAAGAAGTGGTACTATCCGTGTTAAATCCCAGAAAGTTGCGATTGAAAGATTAACTTTTGCTGAAATTGCAGAAGTGACTTCTTCTGAGGTTTTGGCTGGGCAAGAAGGTTTAGAGAGAGAATTTAGTAAGTTTTCAATTGGTGCCATGACTGAACAAAATATCTTGTCTTACCTTCACGATGGGGGACTCTTGATTGTCGGAGACCGTACCCGTATCCAACTGTTAGCACTTGAAAATGAAAATGCTGTTCTTGTGACAGGAGGATTTCATGTTCATGATGATGTGCTTAAACTGGCCAATCAAAAAGGAATTCCTGTTCTGAGAAGCAAGCATGATACTTTCACTGTCGCGACCATGATTAATAAAGCCTTGTCAAATGTTCAAATCAAGACTGATATTCTGACAGTTGAGAAACTTTATCGTCCGAGTCATGAGTATGGTTTTCTGAGAGAGACCGACACCGTTAAAGATTATTTGGATTTGGTTCGTAAGAATCGTAGCAGTCGTTTCCCTGTTATCAATCAACATCAGGTCGTTGTTGGGGTTGTTACTATGAGAGATGCGGGTGATAAGTCACCAAGTACCACAATTGATAAGGTCATGTCTCGTAGTCTATTTTTAGTTGGATTATCGACAAATATTGCCAATGTGAGTCAACGGATGATTGCTGAAGACTTTGAAATGGTACCGGTTGTCCGGAATAATCAAACCTTGCTTGGAGTTGTGACACGGCGAGATGTCATGGAGAAGATGAGTCGTTCTCAAGTTTCGGCTCTACCAACTTTTTCTGAGCAGATTGGTCAAAAACTCGCTTATCACCATGATGAAGTAGTGATTACAGTGGAACCCTTTATGCTTGAGAAAAACGGTGTTTTAGCTAACGGTGTATTGGCAGAGATACTGACTCATATGACCCAAGATTTAGTTGTGAATAGTGGTCGCAATCTCATCATCGAGCAAATGCTGATCTACTTTTTGCAGGCTGTTCAGATAGATGATATACTGCGCATTCAAGCACGCATTATCCACCATACTAGACGATCAGCTATTATTGATTACGATATTTATCATGGTCATCAGATTGTTTCAAAGGCAAATGTGACTGTTAAAATTAATTAG
- a CDS encoding GNAT family N-acetyltransferase: MNIWTKLAMFSFFETDRLYLRPFFFSDSQDFHEIASNPENLQFIFPTQASLEESQYALANYFMKSPLGVWAICDQKTEKMIGSVKFEKLDEIKKEAELGYFLRKDAWSQGFMTEVVRKICQLSFEEFGLKQLSIITHLENEASQRVALKSGFRLFRQFKGSDRYTRKMRDYLEFRYVKGEFNE, from the coding sequence ATGAATATTTGGACCAAATTAGCAATGTTTTCTTTTTTTGAAACGGATCGCTTGTATTTGCGTCCTTTCTTTTTTAGTGATAGTCAAGACTTCCATGAGATAGCCTCAAATCCTGAAAATCTTCAATTTATTTTCCCAACTCAGGCAAGTCTGGAAGAAAGTCAATATGCATTAGCAAATTACTTTATGAAGTCCCCTTTGGGAGTGTGGGCAATTTGTGACCAGAAAACTGAAAAAATGATTGGTTCTGTTAAGTTTGAAAAGTTAGATGAAATTAAAAAAGAAGCAGAACTTGGCTATTTTTTGAGAAAAGATGCTTGGTCTCAAGGATTTATGACAGAGGTTGTTAGAAAAATTTGTCAACTTTCTTTTGAGGAATTTGGTTTAAAACAATTGTCCATTATTACCCACCTTGAAAATGAAGCTAGCCAAAGAGTTGCTCTTAAGTCTGGATTTCGTTTGTTCCGTCAGTTTAAGGGAAGTGATCGCTACACAAGAAAAATGCGGGATTATCTTGAATTTCGGTATGTAAAAGGAGAATTCAATGAGTAA
- a CDS encoding UDP-N-acetylglucosamine 1-carboxyvinyltransferase, with protein MRKIVINGGLPLQGEITISGAKNSVVALIPAIILADDVVTLDCVPDISDVASLVEIMELMGATVKRYDDVLEIDPRGVQNIPMPYGKINSLRASYYFYGSLLGRFGEATVGLPGGCDLGPRPIDLHLKAFEAIGATVSYEGDNMKLSAKDTGLHGASIYMDTVSVGATINTMIAAVKANGRTIIENAAREPEIIDVATLLNNMGAHIRGAGTNIIIIDGVERLHGTRHQVIPDRIEAGTYISLAAAVGKGIRINNVLYEHLEGFIAKLEEMGVRMTVSEDSIFVEEQSNLKAINIKTAPYPGFATDLQQPITPLLLRANGRGTIVDTIYEKRVNHVFELAKMDADISTTNGHILYTGGRDLRGASVKATDLRAGAALVIAGLMAEGKTEITNIEFILRGYSDIIEKLRNLGADITLVED; from the coding sequence ATGAGAAAAATTGTTATCAATGGTGGATTACCACTACAAGGTGAAATCACTATTAGTGGTGCTAAAAATAGCGTTGTGGCCTTAATTCCAGCTATTATATTGGCTGATGATGTGGTGACTTTGGATTGCGTTCCAGATATTTCGGATGTAGCAAGTCTTGTCGAAATTATGGAATTGATGGGAGCTACTGTTAAGCGTTATGACGATGTCTTGGAGATTGATCCAAGAGGTGTTCAAAATATTCCAATGCCTTATGGTAAAATTAACAGTCTTCGTGCATCTTACTATTTTTATGGGAGCCTCTTAGGCCGTTTTGGTGAAGCGACAGTTGGTCTACCGGGAGGATGCGATCTAGGTCCTCGTCCGATCGACTTACACCTTAAGGCATTTGAAGCCATAGGTGCCACTGTTAGCTACGAGGGAGATAACATGAAGTTATCTGCTAAAGATACAGGACTTCATGGTGCAAGTATTTACATGGACACGGTTAGTGTAGGGGCAACGATCAATACGATGATTGCTGCGGTTAAAGCGAATGGTCGTACTATTATTGAAAATGCAGCCCGTGAACCTGAAATTATTGATGTAGCTACCCTCTTGAATAATATGGGAGCCCATATCCGCGGTGCAGGAACTAATATCATCATTATTGATGGTGTTGAAAGATTACATGGAACCCGTCATCAGGTGATTCCAGACCGTATCGAAGCTGGAACATATATTTCTTTAGCTGCTGCAGTCGGCAAGGGGATTCGTATAAATAATGTTCTTTACGAACACCTAGAAGGATTTATTGCTAAGCTGGAAGAAATGGGAGTGAGAATGACTGTATCTGAAGACAGCATTTTTGTCGAAGAGCAGTCTAATTTGAAAGCAATCAATATTAAGACAGCTCCTTACCCAGGCTTTGCAACTGATTTGCAACAACCGATTACTCCACTTTTACTAAGAGCGAATGGTCGTGGTACAATTGTCGATACGATTTACGAAAAACGTGTAAATCATGTTTTTGAACTAGCAAAGATGGATGCGGACATTTCGACAACAAATGGTCATATTTTGTACACAGGTGGACGTGATTTGCGTGGGGCCAGTGTTAAAGCGACTGACCTACGAGCTGGGGCTGCACTAGTCATTGCTGGGCTTATGGCTGAAGGTAAAACTGAAATTACCAATATCGAGTTTATCTTACGTGGTTATTCTGATATTATTGAAAAATTACGTAATCTAGGAGCGGATATTACACTTGTTGAGGATTAA